The Candidatus Sulfotelmatobacter sp. genomic sequence CCGCCGGCGCGGTCGGCGTGCTGTTCGCCGAGGTCGTCACCGCCGGGCGCGGCGGGCGCGCGTTCCTGGACGAGGCGCTCGAGGTGCTCGGTCTGGGTGCGCTGCGCGAGCGCACCGTGCGCGCCCTCGTCGCGGCGCCGCTGCCGACCGATCTCGCCACGCGGCTGACCGCACGGCTCGGCGATGCCATCTCGCTCAACGGCGAGTCGCCCGAGGAAGCGGTGGCCGCGGTGATCGCGGCGCGCGCGGCGGCGCGCAAGAACAAGGATTTCGCGCTCGGCGACCGCCTGCGCGACGCGCTGGCGGCCGAAGGGATCGTGCTCAAGGACGGCAAGGACGGGACGACGTGGACCCGCGCCGTCGGCTGAGCGGCGGCCGGCCGCAGCACCAGCAGCAGCGGCGCGCGCCGCGCGTCGATCTCGACGACGTCGTCTACGGCGTGCACGCGGTCGACGAAGCGCTGGCCGCCGGCGAATCGCTGCGCACGATCCACGTCGGCGACGACCGCAAGCGCGATCCCGCGCTGCGCAACCTGCTCGAGCGCGCGCGCACGAGCAACGTGCCGGTGCGCTACGAGAGCCGCGCGTTCTTCGCCAGCTTTCCGTACAAGGCGCATCAGGGCGTGGTCGCGTTCGGCGAGCCGTTCGCGTACTCGTCGCTCGAAGAGATCTTGGCCGCGCCGCGCGCCGGGCCGCTGCTGTTGGTCGTGCTCGACCACGTCACCGACCCGCACAACGTCGGCGCGATCGTGCGCTCGACCGAGTGCGCGGGCGGCAGCGGCGTGGTGCTCCCCGAGCGGCGCAGCGCGGGCGTGAACCCGACCGTCCGCAAGGCGGCGGCCGGCGCCGCGGCCTACGTGCCGGTGGCCCGGGTCGCCAACGTCGCCCAAGCGGTCCGAATGCTGAAGAAGGCCGGCGTCTGGGTCTACGGGGCGGCCGGCGAGGCCGGCGCTCGGCCGTACACCGACGTCGACCTGACGGCCGACGTGGCGCTCGTCATCGGGGCCGAGGGCGAAGGGATCGCTCCCCTGGTCAAACGGGAGTGCGACGGCTTGATCGCGATCCCGCTCTTGGGCCAAATTGGCTCATTGAACGCCTCGGTTGCCGCCGGCGTTTTGCTCTACGAGGCGGTTCGACAGCGGGGCAGAGCAGGCGAAAGACCGGTATAAACATCCTTCTAGCGCCTTGACCCACTAGCAGGACCCTCCTATACTAGAACGGTCGTGCTCGGCCCGGACGGGCCCCGGCCCGCGTTTTCGGGCACGATGTTCCCCCGGCAAGGTAGGTTTCATGGCGCTCACTCAGCCCGCCGCCGAGGCCCTCGACTATCACGAGCGGCCGGACGAAGACCTCGTCTCAGCGGCGAAATCCGGCGACAATCTCGCCATGGAGTTCTTGCTCAACAAGTACAAGAACTTCGTCCGGATCAAGGCCAAGAGCTATTTCCTCATCGGCGCGGACCGAGAGGACATCATTCAGGAAGGGATGATCGGCCTGTACAAGGCCGTCCGCGATTTCAAGGCTGACAAGCTCTCGAGCTTCCGTGCCTTCGCGGAACTCTGCATCACCCGTCAGATCATCACCGCGATCAAGACGGCGACCCGGCAGAAGCACATCCCGCTCAATCAGTACATCTCGCTGAACAAGCCGATCTACGACGAGGACAGCGAGCGCACGCTGCTCGACGTGATGCCCTCGCAGAAGACGTCCGATCCCGAAGAGCTCGTGATCAATCAGGAAGTCTCCGAGGACATCAAGGCGCGGATCCAAGAGAATCTCTCGGACCTCGAGTCGCAGGTGCTGCTCTCATACCTGGAAGGCAAGTCCTACCAGGAGATGGCGCGCGACCTCAATCGCCACGTCAAGTCGATCGACAACGCGCTGCAGCGCGTCAAGCGGAAGATCGAGAAGAACCTGGCCGAGATCGAGCTGCCTTGAAAGGACGTAGTGGCGCGTAGCTGATTCCGTCAGCCGACGCCATCGAGGAGTTCGACGGATTCCGGAGAGGCCTCGCGTTACGGCGAGGCCTTTTCGGCTTTCTGCGGCGCCAGCGTCGCGACGATCGTCTGGTAGATCTCCTCGCGGTCGGTGAGCGGATCGAACACCAGGCACTGCTGTTCGCCGCCGCGTCCGACCGGGTCGAGCAGCATCGTCACGCGGCCGACCGCGCACACGTCCAGACAGGTGGTGCCGGTCGCGCGCACCGGGCCCCAGTGCCCGTCGGCCTTCAGCCGGTCTTTCAGCCATTCACGCAAACGCAAACGCTCGTCGCCGGCGTGCTCGGGAAAGTCTTCCGGGAAACGCACGTTCAGACACTTCTCGCAGACCAGCGCCAGGCCGCCGTGACGCTGCCAGGCCGGTTTGACTTCGATGGGATCGCTCACGCCGTGCTCTTCGCGCCGCGCGCGCGCAATCCGTCGATGACGACCTCAGCGTAACGGCACCAAGCGTCGTCACGCTCGGTCAGGTGTGCGTTGAAGACGAAGCACAGCACGTCGTCGACGCCGACGTCGCCGCGCAGCGCGCCCTCGTCGACCGCCGCACGCATCAGCGCGTCGAGCGCGTCGTGCAGCTCGCGCCGGCGCTCGCCGAGCTCGGGCCGCGTCTTGGCGACCTCGCAGGTCGAGATCTCCGAGAGCGACCGGTTCTCGGACTGCGAGCGCAGCATCTCGCGCAGCAGCGCGGTCAGCCGGTCCCAGGCGCTCCCGCCGTCCGCTTGGCGGGCGCGAGCGGCGAAGCAGCCCAGCTGCTCGGCCAGGATCGCCCCGACCAGGTCGAGCTTGGTCGGGAAGTGCCGGTACAGGGTTCCGATGCCGACCCCGGCGGCGGACGCGACCTCGTCCATCTGCGTGGCGCGGCCGCCGCGGGCGAAGCAAGCGCAGGCGGCCGCCAGCAGGGCATGGCGGTTGCGAGCGGCGTCGGCGCGGAGCGGTCGGGTCTGCATGTGTCCTTTAAGCGGAACCTTCGGTCCGGATGGGTGGTTTCAAGCGGAGGAACGGCTCCGCTTCGGGGCCGGCCGAAAGCTGACCAACCGACTTTGGAGAGCACCGTGACCACAACCCTGCCCGAGCTCGACGAGCTCATCGCCCGCAAGGGCGCCCGCACCGTCGACGAGCACGCGCTGCGCAGCCTGTTCCTCGACGCCCGCACCGCCAACGGCTTCCTCGACGTGCCCGTCCCGCGGGCGCTGCTCGAGCGCGCCGTCGAGTTGGCCAAGCACGGTCCGACCGGTGCCAACGCCCAGCCGATGCGGCTGGTGTTCGTCGAGAGCCCCGAGGCCAAGCAGCGGCTGCTCCCGGCGCTTGCGCCCGGCAACGTCGAGAAGACGAAGAGCGCGCCGGTGACCGCGATCGTCGCGGCCGACCACCGCTTCTACGAGCACCTGCCGCGGCTCTTCCCGCACGCGCCGCAGATGAAGGCCATGTACGAAGGCGACGACAAGGCCGCGCTGGTGGAGCAGCAGGCGACGCTGAACGCGACGCTGCAGGGCGCGTACTTCATGCTGGCCGCGCGCTCGCTGGGGCTCGACGTCGGACCGATGGGCGGCTTCGATCGCGCGCAGGTCGACGCGACGTTCTTCCCCGACGGCCGCAGCAAGTCGCTGTGGCTGGTCAACCTCGGGTACGCCGACGACGGCAAGACCTTCGCGCGCAGTCCGCGCCTGGAGTTCGACGAGATCGCGACGATCGTCTGAGGGCGAGCGCTGAGCCGACGGTGGGATTCGAACCCACGGTGGACTTGCGTCACTGGTTTACAAAACCAGTCCCATCGACCGCTAGGGAACGTCGGCGCGCTGCGTAGCTTCCGCGCCCCGGCGGTACGGAACCTGGCCGCGGAGGGTAGGAGTGAGACCCGCCGGGAGCGTATCTGAGCGGGTCCCCACCGTGGGTCGGTGGTCGAGTGGTTAATGGCACCGGACTGTAAATTCGGCTCGCGAAAGCGATACGCTGGTTCAAATCCAGCCCGGCCCACATGACCGGCGGCGCGCGTCCCCGCGGACGTGCGCCGCCGCTTCGTCATCGCGCTCGAGCGCGGGCGTTGCATAATGGTAATGCCCTTGCCTTCCAAGCAAGAGTCGCGGGTTCGATTCCCGCCGCCCGCTCCACGTCACAAGAGTCCCGTCACCGGCGGGACTCTTGATGTTTTTCGGAGGTTTTCGGGAACCAAGGAAGCGTGGCAATCGTACGATTTCTTCGTGTCCTCTCCGTAGCCGGCATCGCGCTGGCCTGCGGACTCGCTTGCGGCCTCCCGGCCGCGGCGCAGGTGTACGCCAACCTGAACGTCTCGTTTCAGGTCGGAACGCCGCCCCCGGCACTGGTGTGGGACGTCCCGCCGCCGTGCCCCCAACAGAACTGGGTCTGGTCTCCCGGCTACTGGGCATGGGGCCCGGCCGGCTATTACTGGGTGCCCGGCACCTGGGTGCCGGCGCCGCAGCCGAACTACTATTGGACGCCGGGCTACTGGAGCTGGCAGAACAACGCCTACGTCTGGAATCCGGGCTATTGGGGTCCGACTGTCGGCTTCTACGGCGGCGTCAACTACGGCGGCGGCTACTACGGTAACGGGTGGGTCGGCGGCCGCTGGTCCAACGGCGTGCTGCTCTACAACACGGCGGCCGTGCACGTCGGGAGCGGCATTCGCCACGTCTACGTCAACCGCGCGGGCATCGTCGGGCAGCCGCGCGGGCCGATCGTCAGCTACAACGGCGGCGCCGGCGGCGTTCACGCGCGGCCCTCGGCGGCGCAGTTGGCCGCGTACCGCGAGCGGCGGTCCGGGTTGACCCCGCAGCAACAGCAGCACGTGCAGGTCGCACAGCAAGATCGGCGTTTGCTGGCGCGCGTCAACGGCGGCCGACCGCCGGTGGTGAGTGCCGCGCGGCCGTTCACGCCGGCGGCCAGGCCCGCCGGATTCGCGCCGGTCACCGCACAGGACCGCGCCGCGGTCCGCAACACCGCCGTTCGACCGGCCCCCGCGCGAGCGGCGGCGGCACCCGCGCGGCCCGCCCACATGGGCGCACCGGCGCACGCGGCGGCACCGGCGCACGCGGCGGCACCGGCGCATGCCGCCCGACCGCAGCGTCCGGCGGCACACCCGGCACCGGCACACGCCGCGGCTCCGGCGCACCCGGCGATGCACGCGCAGCCGCAGCGACCGGTAGCGCATCCGGCCCCGGCGGCGCACCATCCGGCGATGCAGCAGCATCCGGCGATGCAAGCACGACCCGCGATGCAGCAGCATCCGGCGATGCAAGCGCGACCGGCGATGCAGCAGCATCCGGCGGCGGCACCGCATGCGCCGGCCGCGCATCCGGCGCCGGCTCATCCGCAACAGCAGCAGCCGCAGCACCCGCCGCACGGCTAGCGCTGGACGCGCGCTTGCTGTGGCTCAGCCGAGCTGCAACAAGCGCGCCGCGTTCTCCTTGAGCACCAGCGGGCGGACCTCGTCGCGGAACGGCAGCGCGGCGAAGTCGCGCAGCCAGCGGTCCGGCGTGAGCAGCGGATAGTCCGAGCCGAACAGCACCTTCTCGCGCAAGCGCGTCTGCGCGTACTGCACCAGCGTGGGCGAGAAGTACTTCGGCGACCAGCCGGAGAGGTCGATGTAGACGTTCGGCTTGTGCATGCAGACCGAGATCGCTTCGTCCTGCCACGGAAACGACGGGTGGGCCATGATGATCGGCAGGTCGGGAAAGTCGACCGCGACGTCGTCGAGCGGCAGCGGGTTGCCGTACTTGAGGCGCACGCCCGCCCCGCCGCGCACGCCGGTGCCGATTCCGCTGTGCCCGGTGTGCACGAGCACCGGCAGGCGCGCGGCTTCGAGCCGCTCGTAGAACGGATACACGGCGGGATCGTTGGCGAAGAAGCCTTGCAGCGGCGGGTGCAGCTTGAAGCCGCGCGCGCCCGCGTCGATCAGCCGGTCGACCTCGGTCAGGGCGGCGGGACCGCGCATGGGGTCGACGCTGGCGAACGGGACCAGGATGTCCGAATTGCGTGCCGCTGCCGCCAGCACGGCGTCGTTCGGTACCATTGCGCGGCCCGAGAGCCGCTCGTCCATCGCGAACACGACCGCGGCGATCTTACGGGTGCGGTAATACTCGGCCAGCGCGTCGAGATCGGTCGGCGTCTCCTCCGCGTGGCCGAAATAGCGGGACGCCGCGCGCGCGACCTCGTTCGGCTCTTCGTGCACGTGCGCGTGGACGTGCACGTCGATCGCGACCAGCGCGTCGAGGTCGATGCCGGGGTGCTGCATGGCGCGCTCTTCGGATTCGGGGGCGCGGCGCCTCCGCGCTATTGCTGCGCGGTGCGGAAGGAGTTACCGCCGGCGCGCTTGGCCTCGTAGGCGGCCTCGTCGGCGAGCGCGACGACGTCGGCGTGCGGGTCGAGGCGCGCGACGCCGATGCTGCAGCCGACCATCTTCGCGTAGCGCGAGCCCGCCAGTGCCTCGATCATGCGCACCGCGACCCGTTCGGCGACCGACGTCGTACATTGCAGGATCGCTAGGAACTCATCGCCGCCCCAGCGGCCGAGTACGTCCGCTTCGGCCACGCAGCTCTGCAGCGCGCGGGCGACGTCGTGCAGCACACGGTCGCCCACGTCGTGGCCGAAGTCGTCGTTGACCTGCTTGAAGTGGTCGAGGTCGATGAACAGCAGCGACTGGCCGGAGACGTAGGTCGACCATTCGGCCGCGTCCCCGAGCCGCCGTTCCATATAGCGGCGGTTGAACAGTCCGGTCAGCGTGTCGTGACTCGCCTCGTGCTCGAGGCGCCGCCGCACGGTTGCGCTCTCGGTGATGTCGCGGAAGGTCGCGACCACGGTCGTCACCTTCTTGGTGACCTCGTCGACGACCGGGATCGAGGTGTACTCCAGATGGATCGGCGTCCCGTTGGCGCGCCGCATGCGGAACTCGGACTGCACCGGCTCGCCGCGCAAGAGCAGCTGGCGCGCCTCGTTGAGCTTGTCGAGCTCGGCCGGATCGTAGACGAGATCCACGATGGTGTACTGCAGCTCGGACCGGTCGTAGCCGGTCAGCTTCACGAACGCATCGTTGACGAACTCGTACGAGAAGGACCGCTCGTGGACGGCCGCGATCACGATCGGCTCGGACGCGCGTTCGAGGGCGGCGATCAGGCGCTGGTTCTGCACCTGCAGCGCGCGCGCCGCGCTGATGTCGCGCGAGATGAACATCCAGCGGCAACGCGGCGCATCGAGCGGCGGCAACGGTCGAAAGTTGACCTCGATCCAGACGCTGCTGCCGTCGGGACGCGGCAGGCGCCGCGTGTGGCTGAACGGCTCGCCGCGCTCGAGCTGCGCCATCGCCGCAAGGTACCCTTCGCGCCTGGCGTTGTGACGGAAGAAGTCCCACGGGTGCAGTCCGACGACCTCGTCGTGCGCGCACTGGTAGAGACGCTCGAAGGCGTCGTTGACGAACAGGAAACGGCGCGCTTCGAGGTCGTCGGCGGGCGGACTGTCGAGCAGCGCGATGGCGTCGGGCGCATAGCGAAGCATCGCGACGAGATCGTCGAGCTGAAGCGAACTGGCGACGCTGGGCATCTGCGATGCGTGCGATTCCGTGGCGGCCTCGAGGCTGGCGCGGATGCGCCCACCCGCACAGCGAGACGCCAAGCTCGCGCGCGTTGTTCACGCTGCCGGACCGCCGGTCCTCGGTTGTGGTGCTCGGCAATACAAACTGTTCGGCCCCCCGATTTGTTCAGGTTCGGTCCGGTAGCAGGAATCGGCTACAGGCGGCCAAGAGAGTGCTAGCCTACCGGACGAGGGGCGGGCATGGGTGACGCAACCAACGGTATCGATCGCCCGGCGCCGGCGCGGCCGATCGGGCCCGACGTACTACAGCTCGTCGTCGACGCGGCGCCGACGGCATCGGTCGTGGTCGACGTCCACGGCACGCTGCTGGCGGCCAACGCGCACGCAGCCACGCTGTTCGGCTACGGGCTCGCCGAGCTGCGCGCGATCCCGGTCGATGCGCTCCTGCCGGCGCGCTTTCGCGAGCGCCATCCCTCGCTGCGCGCCTCGTTCTACCATTCGCCGTCGGCGCGTCCGATGGGCGCCGGCCGTGACCTGTACGGGCTGCGCCGCGACGGGACCGAAGTTCCGATCGAGATCGGCCTCACCCCGATCGAGGTCGCCGAGGGCACCTTCGTCCTGGCGGCGATCGTCGATCTGACCGAGCGTCAGCGCGCGCAGGAGCATCAGCGGCTGATCATCGAGGCCGCCAACGCGATGGTGATGGTCGACAGCGCCGGTGCCATCGCGCTGGTCAACAGCGAAGCCGAGGCGCTGTTCGGGTACGCGCGCGACGAGCTGCTGGGCCGCTCGATCGAAACGTTGGTCCCGGAACGCTTCCGCGGCGGTCACCCCGGCGTGCGAGCGGCGTTCGCCGGAGACGCGACGCGGCGGCCGATGGGCGCGGAACGCGATCTGTTCGGCTTGCGCAAAGACGGCAGCGAGGTCCCGATCGAGATCGGGCTCAACCCGTTGACAACGCCCGAGGGGCAGTTCGTCATTGCCTCGATCATCGACATCACCGAGCGCCGGCGAGCCGAGCGGCTGCGCATCCTCAACGCCGGCATGCAGCAGCACAACGAGCAGCTGGCGGCACTCAATCAGGAGTTGGAGAGCTTCAGTTACTCGGTCTCGCACGATCTGCGGGCCCCGATCCGCGCGATCTCCGGCTTCGCCGGCGCCCTGGAGGAGGATTGCGGCGCGCTGCTCGACGACGAGGGTCGCCGCCTCCTGGCGGTGATTCGCGGTGAAGCCGCGCGCATGGGGCGGCTCATCGACGACCTGCTCGAGTTCTCGCGCCTCGGACGCGAGCCGCTCCGGGTCGACGTCGTCGACATGACCGCGCTCGCGCGCGACGTCGCCGAGCGCCTCAAAGACGACTATCGCGCCACGGTCTCCATCGAGGAGCTCCCCCCGGCCTGGGGCGACGTCCGTTTGCTGCGCCAAGTGTGGGAGAACCTGATCGCCAACGCGTTCAAGTACTCGGCGACGCGCGCCGCGCCGTGCGTCCGCATCGCCGGCGTGCTGTCGGACGGCGAGAGCATCTATTGCGTGGAGGACAACGGCGTCGGCTTCGACATGACGTATGCCGACAAGCTGTTCGGCGTCTTTCAGCGGCTGCACCACGACGACGAGTTCTCGGGAACCGGCGTGGGCTTGGCCACCGTCAGCCGAATCGTCGTTCGCCACGAAGGACGGGTCTGGGGCGTGGGCGAGGTCGACAAGGGCGCGCAGTTCTCGTTCGCGCTTCCGGTACAGCCCGCGTGACGGACGCTCCGAGCGTCGACGTGCTGCTCGCGGAGGACAATCCGTACGATGCCGAGCTGCTGATCCGCGCGATTCGCCAGAGCGAGCTCGTGCGCGGCGTACACTGGGTGCGCGACGGCATTCAGGCTCTCGATTTCCTGCGCTGTCGCGGCGAGCACGCGGGACGCGACCCGCGTCAGCGCCCGCGGCTGGTGCTGCTGGACTTGAAGATGCCGAAGGTCGACGGCCTGGACGTCTTGCGGGCCCTCAAGGCGGACGCCGATTTCGTGGTGCCGATCGTGATGATCACCTCCTCGGGTGAGGAGCGCGACGTCGTCGAGAGCTACGCGCTGGGCGTCAACAGCTTCGTCGTCAAGCCGGTCGACGGATTCGAGCTGACGCGGGCGATCCGAACGTTGTGCACCTATTGGCTCGCGCTCAACCGGGTCCCCGAGGGTTGACGGGCGGGGACGCATGGTGACCAGCCCGGTTCGCATCCTCGTGGCGGACGACAACGCGCTCGACGCGGAGCTCGCGCTGCGGGAGCTGCGCCGCTCCGGCATGGAGGTCGAGGGCCTCGTCGCACCCGACGAAGCGGCCTTCCGCCGCGGGCTGACCGGCTTCGCGCCCGACGTCATCCTGTGCGACTTCTCGTTTCCCGGCTTCAGCGGCTTGGCGGCGCTGCACATCGCCCGCGAGGTCGTCCCGCGCACGCCGCTCATCTTCGTGTCGGGAACGATCAGCGAAGAGAAGGCCGTCCGGGCGGTGCGTGAAGGCGCGGTCGACTACGTCCTCAAGCACAATCTCTTCCGCCTGCCCGACGCGGTCACGCGCGCGATCGACGAAGCGCGCGAGCGCGCGCGGCGTGAGGTCGCCGAGGCGCAGCTCGCGGCGGAGCGCGAGCGGATGTCGGCACTGCTCGAAAACGTCGACAGCGCGCTCCGATCGTATTCGCTGCTTGAGGAGCGGTATCACTACCTCAACGCGGCGACCGCGCGCGTCTACGGCCGACCGTTGGAGGACTTCTGGCACGGCGAGGAGATCTGGCGCGAGATCGTCCATGCGGACGACTGGGAACGATTCGCCGTGGCGCGCGAGGAACTGATGCGCCTCGGCGCGGCCGCCGTCGAGTACCGTGCCGTGCATCCGGACGGCGCCGTCCGGTGGGTCGACCAACGTTCGAAGGTCGCGCGCGACGAGAGCGGGCGCGCGATTCGCGTCGACACCATCGCCGCCGACGTGACCGAGCGCGTGCAGGCGGCCCAGCACCTGCTGCGCGTCAGCCGCGTGCGCGACCTCCAAGCGGCCGTGAACTCCGCGATCGTGCGCACCGCCGAGCCGGCGTCGCTCTGCCGCGAGGCGTGCCGGATCGCGTCCGACGTCGGGGGGTTCCCGCTGGCCGCCGTCATCACGGTCGGCGATGCCGAGGCGGGGCCGACGCTGGAGGCTTCCTCCGGCGGCTACGAGTACGACCGCGTCCTGTTCCGCGTGCGTGAAGCGCTCGCCGATCCGAAGGGGGCGCGCAGCGTCATCGCGGCTTCGCTGCGCGCCGGTGCGGCGGCGGTGGCGAACGACCTGACCGATCCGAACACGATCAACGCCGAAGCGCCGGCGCTGCTCGCGTCCGGCGTGCGCGCGTTCGGAAGCTTTCCGTTTCGGATCGATGCGAGCCGCTCGGGGCTGCTGATCCTGGGGGCCGCCGAGCGCGACTTCTTCAACACCGAGGAGGTCGAGCTGGTCACGGGCCTGGCGAACAATCTCGGGTTCGCCTTGGAGCTGGCCGCGAAGCGTGGCCACCTCGACTATCTCGCGAACTACGACCCGGTCACCGACCTTCCCAACCGCGCCCTCGCGTTGCGCCTCTTGGAACGGGAGATCGTCGCGGCGCGTCGCGCCGGCGACCGGCTCGGCGTGCTCGTCTTCGATCTGTACCAGTTCGCCAACGTGAACACGACGCTCGGCGATACCGCCGGCGACACGCTCCTGCGCGACGTCGCGCAGCGCTTACGCGAACGGGTCGGCCCCACGCGCGCCGCGCGTTTGGCCGGCGACCGGTTCGTCGTCATCTATCCGGGGCCGCAGGCCGTCGAGGACGTCGCGAACGCGCTGAGCCCGCAGGGCGTCGAGCTGTTCGCGGAACCGTTTCTGGTCGGCGGGCGGGACCTCCGCGTCACCGCGCGCGCCGGGTGCTCGGTGTATCCGGAAGACGGGGCCGAAGCGGAAGAGCTGGTGCAACACGCGGAGGCGGCGTTGCAGAGCGCGCGTGCCGCGGAAGTGGCGCACCGCTTCTACGCGCCGGAGCTCGACGCACGCCTGCGGTACCGTTTCGACCTCGAGGCGCGTCTGCGCCGCGCCGTCGACGCCAACGAGTTCGAGCTGCACTACCAGCCGAAGGTACGG encodes the following:
- the rlmB gene encoding 23S rRNA (guanosine(2251)-2'-O)-methyltransferase RlmB codes for the protein MDPRRRLSGGRPQHQQQRRAPRVDLDDVVYGVHAVDEALAAGESLRTIHVGDDRKRDPALRNLLERARTSNVPVRYESRAFFASFPYKAHQGVVAFGEPFAYSSLEEILAAPRAGPLLLVVLDHVTDPHNVGAIVRSTECAGGSGVVLPERRSAGVNPTVRKAAAGAAAYVPVARVANVAQAVRMLKKAGVWVYGAAGEAGARPYTDVDLTADVALVIGAEGEGIAPLVKRECDGLIAIPLLGQIGSLNASVAAGVLLYEAVRQRGRAGERPV
- the sigH gene encoding RNA polymerase sporulation sigma factor SigH, with product MALTQPAAEALDYHERPDEDLVSAAKSGDNLAMEFLLNKYKNFVRIKAKSYFLIGADREDIIQEGMIGLYKAVRDFKADKLSSFRAFAELCITRQIITAIKTATRQKHIPLNQYISLNKPIYDEDSERTLLDVMPSQKTSDPEELVINQEVSEDIKARIQENLSDLESQVLLSYLEGKSYQEMARDLNRHVKSIDNALQRVKRKIEKNLAEIELP
- a CDS encoding TetR/AcrR family transcriptional regulator, with the protein product MQTRPLRADAARNRHALLAAACACFARGGRATQMDEVASAAGVGIGTLYRHFPTKLDLVGAILAEQLGCFAARARQADGGSAWDRLTALLREMLRSQSENRSLSEISTCEVAKTRPELGERRRELHDALDALMRAAVDEGALRGDVGVDDVLCFVFNAHLTERDDAWCRYAEVVIDGLRARGAKSTA
- a CDS encoding malonic semialdehyde reductase is translated as MTTTLPELDELIARKGARTVDEHALRSLFLDARTANGFLDVPVPRALLERAVELAKHGPTGANAQPMRLVFVESPEAKQRLLPALAPGNVEKTKSAPVTAIVAADHRFYEHLPRLFPHAPQMKAMYEGDDKAALVEQQATLNATLQGAYFMLAARSLGLDVGPMGGFDRAQVDATFFPDGRSKSLWLVNLGYADDGKTFARSPRLEFDEIATIV
- a CDS encoding YXWGXW repeat-containing protein; translated protein: MAIVRFLRVLSVAGIALACGLACGLPAAAQVYANLNVSFQVGTPPPALVWDVPPPCPQQNWVWSPGYWAWGPAGYYWVPGTWVPAPQPNYYWTPGYWSWQNNAYVWNPGYWGPTVGFYGGVNYGGGYYGNGWVGGRWSNGVLLYNTAAVHVGSGIRHVYVNRAGIVGQPRGPIVSYNGGAGGVHARPSAAQLAAYRERRSGLTPQQQQHVQVAQQDRRLLARVNGGRPPVVSAARPFTPAARPAGFAPVTAQDRAAVRNTAVRPAPARAAAAPARPAHMGAPAHAAAPAHAAAPAHAARPQRPAAHPAPAHAAAPAHPAMHAQPQRPVAHPAPAAHHPAMQQHPAMQARPAMQQHPAMQARPAMQQHPAAAPHAPAAHPAPAHPQQQQPQHPPHG
- a CDS encoding amidohydrolase family protein; this encodes MQHPGIDLDALVAIDVHVHAHVHEEPNEVARAASRYFGHAEETPTDLDALAEYYRTRKIAAVVFAMDERLSGRAMVPNDAVLAAAARNSDILVPFASVDPMRGPAALTEVDRLIDAGARGFKLHPPLQGFFANDPAVYPFYERLEAARLPVLVHTGHSGIGTGVRGGAGVRLKYGNPLPLDDVAVDFPDLPIIMAHPSFPWQDEAISVCMHKPNVYIDLSGWSPKYFSPTLVQYAQTRLREKVLFGSDYPLLTPDRWLRDFAALPFRDEVRPLVLKENAARLLQLG
- a CDS encoding diguanylate cyclase, with translation MLRYAPDAIALLDSPPADDLEARRFLFVNDAFERLYQCAHDEVVGLHPWDFFRHNARREGYLAAMAQLERGEPFSHTRRLPRPDGSSVWIEVNFRPLPPLDAPRCRWMFISRDISAARALQVQNQRLIAALERASEPIVIAAVHERSFSYEFVNDAFVKLTGYDRSELQYTIVDLVYDPAELDKLNEARQLLLRGEPVQSEFRMRRANGTPIHLEYTSIPVVDEVTKKVTTVVATFRDITESATVRRRLEHEASHDTLTGLFNRRYMERRLGDAAEWSTYVSGQSLLFIDLDHFKQVNDDFGHDVGDRVLHDVARALQSCVAEADVLGRWGGDEFLAILQCTTSVAERVAVRMIEALAGSRYAKMVGCSIGVARLDPHADVVALADEAAYEAKRAGGNSFRTAQQ
- a CDS encoding PAS domain S-box protein — translated: MGDATNGIDRPAPARPIGPDVLQLVVDAAPTASVVVDVHGTLLAANAHAATLFGYGLAELRAIPVDALLPARFRERHPSLRASFYHSPSARPMGAGRDLYGLRRDGTEVPIEIGLTPIEVAEGTFVLAAIVDLTERQRAQEHQRLIIEAANAMVMVDSAGAIALVNSEAEALFGYARDELLGRSIETLVPERFRGGHPGVRAAFAGDATRRPMGAERDLFGLRKDGSEVPIEIGLNPLTTPEGQFVIASIIDITERRRAERLRILNAGMQQHNEQLAALNQELESFSYSVSHDLRAPIRAISGFAGALEEDCGALLDDEGRRLLAVIRGEAARMGRLIDDLLEFSRLGREPLRVDVVDMTALARDVAERLKDDYRATVSIEELPPAWGDVRLLRQVWENLIANAFKYSATRAAPCVRIAGVLSDGESIYCVEDNGVGFDMTYADKLFGVFQRLHHDDEFSGTGVGLATVSRIVVRHEGRVWGVGEVDKGAQFSFALPVQPA
- a CDS encoding response regulator gives rise to the protein MTDAPSVDVLLAEDNPYDAELLIRAIRQSELVRGVHWVRDGIQALDFLRCRGEHAGRDPRQRPRLVLLDLKMPKVDGLDVLRALKADADFVVPIVMITSSGEERDVVESYALGVNSFVVKPVDGFELTRAIRTLCTYWLALNRVPEG
- a CDS encoding EAL domain-containing protein — translated: MTSPVRILVADDNALDAELALRELRRSGMEVEGLVAPDEAAFRRGLTGFAPDVILCDFSFPGFSGLAALHIAREVVPRTPLIFVSGTISEEKAVRAVREGAVDYVLKHNLFRLPDAVTRAIDEARERARREVAEAQLAAERERMSALLENVDSALRSYSLLEERYHYLNAATARVYGRPLEDFWHGEEIWREIVHADDWERFAVAREELMRLGAAAVEYRAVHPDGAVRWVDQRSKVARDESGRAIRVDTIAADVTERVQAAQHLLRVSRVRDLQAAVNSAIVRTAEPASLCREACRIASDVGGFPLAAVITVGDAEAGPTLEASSGGYEYDRVLFRVREALADPKGARSVIAASLRAGAAAVANDLTDPNTINAEAPALLASGVRAFGSFPFRIDASRSGLLILGAAERDFFNTEEVELVTGLANNLGFALELAAKRGHLDYLANYDPVTDLPNRALALRLLEREIVAARRAGDRLGVLVFDLYQFANVNTTLGDTAGDTLLRDVAQRLRERVGPTRAARLAGDRFVVIYPGPQAVEDVANALSPQGVELFAEPFLVGGRDLRVTARAGCSVYPEDGAEAEELVQHAEAALQSARAAEVAHRFYAPELDARLRYRFDLEARLRRAVDANEFELHYQPKVRLADRGVTGVEALLRWRDPQREGLVSPAEFIPILEETGLIVEVGRWAIAEAARQHAAWSRAGLRAPRVAVNVSVEQIRAGTVLDDVRCAIAKSGSAGIDLEVTESGVMGNIGEAIAVLGAIRELGVGIAIDDFGTGYSSLAYVFRLPITSFKIDRSFVSGMTADANMVSIVSTMISLGRDLGLGVVAEGVETEEEAKLLRLLRCEEMQGFLAARPMPAEALERWLTSWP